The nucleotide window TCATTCTTTGGCGGTGGTGTCTCAAACGTGCTATCGTCTCGCCAGTCATACTTTTTCTCCTTTGTGGCGGGCACTGCTGCGTGTTCGTGAGAACCGTGATTATGGGGATGGTCATGACTGTGATCGTGAGTTATGGGAGCCTCTTTTGTAGTTGTATCTGTCTGTAGCGGACGTTGTTTGGGTGTGGGCTGCGTCGTCTTATAGATATGAACCGGTTCCGTCGGTGTCCTGCCACGCAAGAAAATGTGTGTGCCGATACCGAAGACTATAAGTCCTGCGAGTGCGAAAAACCATATCTTTTTGAAAAAATTCATGTGTTCACCTCTCAGTGTGGGAGTTTCCGATTCAATCTCCTACTTATTGGAGTTCACCCAGAACAGGAAATGATTCGTGGTTAAAGGATCAACAAAAGTATTCAAGATGAATCCAAACGTTCTCGGTTCTTCAATAGCGAGCCATAAGAACCCATCGTCTTGGCCATATTTATGAAAGCGTTCTTGGACTTCCTTCCTCGCTGCTTCGGAACGTTCCTTCGCTAAATTTTGATAAGCATCCTCAAATGCGTCGAATTCTTTTCGATTCCCCCTAACCAAATCAATCACATTGTGGAAAATAGGACTGGTATACAAGCGATCAAATTTTTCTTCAAGGTGCTGGACCCGAAGTAACGTGGGTTCAGTTATTTCAAAGCTTTGGAAGAGTACAACGATTTGATAAAAGTGGGCTATCGTCTGATCATCAGGGCGATGTCTAAAGTGTTTCTTAAAAAGTGGAAGGAGAAGTGAATCAGCACTTGGAGGTGTTGTGTCAAGAAACTCGTTAAAAGTCTTAAAAGGTTTTGTTTTGAAGGATTTTGCTTGTTGTTCGGTGCGTTTCACATACGCTAAATAAAGTGCTGAGTTTGCAAGCTCCCTAAGTGTTTTGAAATCTTTATCTAAAAGTGAGCCGGGAAACTTGGCACGCAGCAGCGCGAACGTTTTCTTCTCTCCGTCTGCCACAGGTATGGAAGACTGTGAAGAAACGGATTCCACTTCTTCAGACGGTATAGAAGGGTTGTCGGACTTTTCCGCGCATCCGAAAAACAAAACCGTGCTAAGACACAGAAGTATAGCGAAGCATTTGAAAATGTAGGGTGTTTGGATCATAAGAATTTCCTCTAATCTTGTTGCATTGAGTCTTTACGTTGACGCGTTTTTCTAATCTGTTCGGCAATTTCTGGATCTGATTCTTTGAGTCTGCGGAGTCCCTCTTCGGGTCCATAGCGATTGAGGGTTTCTATAGCACGTGCCAAGCGTTGGGGTTGAAACTGTTTGTGAAGTGCTGCTTCCATGCGTTCTTCGGTTGGCAGTTCAGGCATATCCGGTATAAACTGCTTTTCGAGTTCTGCATCACCTGTTATATGAATTAGGAGCTTTTCGAGTTCTGCGGGTTCTAACGTCTTGTTACTGTCCGATGCCGGTTGTAAATGCGCACTCGCTTCGGGGTGAGTGTGTGTCATTTGTGCGGTTTCGTCTTGGATGTGTGAGGATCCAACTGACACGGAATATTCCTCCGCAGTAGAGGAGAGCTGCCGAGTTGTATCTTCTTGCGGGAAGAAGGTGCCCGTCCACCCTTTTGCCCTGAGTGCGGGTTCCATCCAAGGTGGAGGTGTCCATCCTTCTGGCGGCATCCATCCATCTGGGGGTAGCGTCAATCTTTCTATTAAAACTTCGCGCGAGATAGGCGGTGGTGCCTCAGCGAGGTGTTCTCCGTTTTCATCAATATAGATGACTTCATACCCTTGGGGTTCAATGCCCTTATGTAGGAGGTCGAACTCTTGCGTCTTATCAAGGGACTCGCCAAAGAACATAGCACCCGTTTCTTGCACTCTTTTAACATAGACGCGTCCAGGCTTAGCAGGGAGAAAGATTTCCATGTCGGGTCCTGTAAAAAGGCCTCCGTTCACATCCGGATCGATCTGTTTTGCGGCACGGAGTTGATCATACTCCCAAATCTTTCTTTCAATATACGCGGCTTTAAACGTCTCCCAATCGGTAGTAGGCGGGATTCCGAAAACATCGGATGTCCACATTTCGGGTTGGGTTTCAAGTTGAACCAATGCGTTGCGCGCTACCATATATCCAGAATAATCGTTGTAATCTTCTATTACAATACCTTTGTCAAGGAGCATTTCAAGCCACTCAACTTGAGGGTACTTCTCATCCACCACGGAATTACCCGCCATGTCTTCAAACGATTTAAGGAGTGCTTCAACGGTTTGAGGACCATCGTGTTTCTTAGATGGAAGGTGTCGAGAAAAAGATGCCCTCAGTTTTGGCGATACCACATTGGAATTATTTTCAAACTGCGGTTGCCTGTGCGTCCGGATAACAAAACAGGTAACAAGTCCAATAATCACCGAAAGGACGAACATGTAGATAACAGTTCTGCGTATCATCAGAGAAATCCTTTTTGAAAGGGTAGATTTGAAACCTACCCTCTCGTAACTTTAGCGGTTTCAACGGGTAAAGCTATTCATAGAACCTTGGGCACTTACGTACTTCATATCCCACGGGTTACAGGATGTGCGAACTTTGAGCTCACCGGTACTACAAGTACCATTTACGTAGACTTCAGCCCAAATAGTACCCGCATCCCGGACAGCTGGTTCCGAATTGACCTGAACCTTCACGCTACCTCTCCCTTCATAATACCCTGCCGAGGCAAAGGCACCAACTCTAACATCTGTGGCAGCAACCAATTCATAGTCTCCCTCATGCTCCCATGCATAAACATAAACATCATGCAAATAAAAAGCTGTCGCGATGCTAATTCCGAAAATCATGGCGAACAGGCACACGACAACGACCACTTTGTATGAAAGTAATTTCATCAGTTTTCTCCTTCATTTATGGGGATTGCTTTGGGAATAGGAAGGCAAACGGTAAGGTGTTGCGTTCTTGGCAATCCCTTGTTATATAAGGTGCTAACCTAAAAATTTCACAAAACAAGGCGTTTTATGCTACAATTAGGCTAACGCTGTCATAGACCAGTTATGGCAGGGTTCTCCGCGCCGACCGGTGTCACTTCCACCCTCGGCGCACCTTTCAAAAAAAGAAGAGACTGCCACATACAAAACTATTTCGTCACATTATACGGAAAAAGACGAAAATAGCCAATAACTCTTTATTCGATTACTCACCCCCTCCACTTAAGAAATAATAGATATCAGGATAACGCTTTTTTAACCACGTCTTAAATGCCACTAACGCCCGATGATATCGAGACTTGGCAGTTCCTGTTCTGATGCCCAGTGTTTGCCTAATCTCCTCAAACGTCATATCGCTGTTGTGCCTTAATTGAAAGACTTCTAATTCTTTGGGACGCAGCGTGCACTCAAAACGGCGGCGGATCTCTGCAAGTTCGTTATCAAGAACGCCGTGTTCCGGTTGAAACGTCACGGGTGCGGAAAGCAATTCTGTGAGAGCCATTTGCCCCGATTCATCTTCTGGATCGGCATCCAATACGACCAGCACACCTTGCTTCTGTTTCTCCTTAATCCATTTTACGAGGACACGTGTTGCGATTGTGGATAGCCACGCCCCAAAACGTTCCGGAGACTGAATCCCTTCTAAGTTTTGCAGTGCCTCAAGGAATGTTTCTTGAACGAGATCTTCTGCATCTTCACGATTTCCGCTGATTCTCCTTTTGAAAAACGTGTGAAGGGGAGCCCTATATCGTTGAAAAAGGACATTCCCTGCGACTTCATCGCCTTCCTGATAGCGTTGCAAAAGTTGTACATCACTATATTTTTTATAATCGGTTAGCATTTAACGCTACCCTTTCCTAATTAAGTGTAAAAATTGGGTAAAAAGGTTGCAAAAAAATAATTCCGTCTTCCCAATTCGGTCATTAAGACTTACGCAGATTAGGGAAGTCACTTTGACCTGAAAATCCTTGAATCCTGCCCCCCTGATAAGGGGGGATACAGGGGGGTTATTCCGCTTCAGACAATCATCAAATCACATGTCCATCTTTAATGATGCCCTTCTCCTCCAAAGCAGCAAGCGCATTCTCAGCAAAGCCGGACGGGATACGCAGTTTCCGGCTGAGATGCTTCGGATCCAGCAACCCACCATAAGAGAGGTGAAGCCAGACGAGAATCTCCTCGCGGGTTAAGTTCGCCTGCTTGGCGACAGGCACAAACTGCCACATCTTCTCGGTTGCGTCGAGTGTGTTGGTGATGATCTGGAGGTAAATCAAGACTTCTTCTTTGTTGAGGTCGTTTCGCACGGCTGCGCGGACGAAGGCAGGGATGTCAAGATCATACCGGAGTTGTATGATTTCTTTGGTAGGTAAAGCTGGCATAAAAAAATAAAATCCTTTGAATTGGTTATCAGTTGGTTCTCCTCGTAGTGAGAGTTTGCCTCGCAGTGAGAGTTGCCGGTTCAGATACGGCACAACTGGAGCTACACTCATTTGAAAAGGGAAGTTATCTTCAAGAAAGCAAATGTAATGCAGATGATGACAGCGAGGGCGAGAGGTATCGGTTTAAACAAACTTCTCATCGTCGGCCCCTTTCGGTTGTTCACCGAGCGTGTTTATCTCCTATCCGTGTTGGGACAAGTGACCGGTTGACACGGCGGTTGTATTCAAGGGTGACAGGTTTCGGGGAACGGACGACAAGGATCATGCGCGGCACGTGTAAGGTACAGCGCGACGTTTAGTATCGTCACGAGGAAGAAAAGCGCGATGGGGACCCACCGCAAGAGGCGTGTTTTCATGTTAGGCACTCCTTTTTTAGGGGCTGGTCCCCATAAATAACACACAACGAAAACCCGTTATCTGCTACAATAGAAACCAGCGTTGTCATACTCATACTATGGCAGTGCTACGCGTGGCAGGTGCTTGATACACCTGCTGCGCACCCCGAAAACGGGGAGCTGCCCCTGACGCGATTCACACGGTGTTAGCAAGTGTGCTTCAGCATGAAATCAGCGTCAATATAAAGTATACCATAAAATACAAAAATTGTCAATTTTTTTATAGAACCTTTAAAACCTTAAAATTTGACTCACTATAACTTACCGCACGGTAGGCGAAAGACTTTCCAAATCCTGCCGAATTTTGCCACTTTTTCAGGGGTCCCTAATGAAGTTTGCGAAAGTAAATCAGTCTTGCAGTGAACCCCAACGCTTTTCTGAGTGCTTTCTTGAGATGTAACCATAACTGTCAATTTTAGAAAAATGAACCGTCTCGAATCCAGGCCCGGTAGGTTCGGTTTGCAACCGAACCGGATTTACGCGGAAACTTTGAAGACTTCAAGCACCTCTTGAATCCCGTAGGGATGGTATCTCTGTAGAAAAACGTGTGCCCCACAAATCAAGCCCCGTAGGGGCGGCATTTGAAGAGATACCCTATAAAATGCCGTGCAAAATCCCTAAATTGACACCTATGGTGCTTTCTTGAGATGTAACAGATTCCGTGGATCCATTGATAACCGATAACTGAAAACTAAAAAGGAAGGTCTCTGGTATTGTCTTGATTGCTTCTTGATTCTTCCCGTCGAATATGCTATGATTTTGTTAAGGTTATAGAATGGACACATTTCCTCTTAAAGTCCCTTGATAAATTAAAAGTTGTATCAAAAAAGGTAAATTTTAACCAACATGAAAATAACAGAGATTCAACGTGAGTTAGCAGCGTTAGAATTAGATGCGTGGCTCCTATACGATTTCCGTGGAATAAACCCCATCGCGCAAAACGTGGCTGGCTTGACAGGCATAAATATAACACGCCGGTGGTTCTGTCTTATTCCTAAACAGGGTGAACCGCGATGGCTTGTCCACCGGATTGAAACATCAAATTTTGTCAACGTACAAGGACACGTCGCACTTTACGCTGGCTGGGAAGAACTTAACGGCGCAATACAGACCCTGCTTGCTGATGTCAAAACAGTTGCAATGGAATATTCACCAAACGCCGAGATTCCCTATATTTCGCGGGTAGATGCTGGCACATTGGAGTGGATCCGTTCATTCGGGATTGAAGTGCGGACATCTGCGGAACTGGCGCAGCGCATCGAAGCACGTCTGAATGAAGCACAAGCCGCGGGGCATCAAGCCTCCGCGCGCTTGGTATTGCAAGCGAAAGATTACGCCTTCGCGTGGATCGGCTCGCAGCTGCGTGATGGGAAAACGATTACGGAATATAACGTTCAACAGGAGATTCTCGGACAATTTGAGGCAATGGACTTGGTCACAGACCATCCACCTATCGTTGCTGCGAATGCCAAAAGCAGCGACCCGCATTACGCGCCTTCCGAAACCGATACCCAAGAAATTAAAGCAGGCGACTTCATCTTAATCGATTTGTGGGCAAAGCAGAAAGCACCGGATGCGGTTTTTGCCGATACGACATGGGTGGCGTATGCGGGGGAAACTGTTCCCACACAGTATATTCAGATTTTCGATATTGTCAAGGAAGCGAGGGATAGAGCCGTCCGGTTCATTCGTGAGAAATGGGCTGTTGATGAACCGATTTACGGTTATGAGGTAGACGACTGTGTTCGCGGATATATCACTGAAAAAGGATATGGCGAATTCTTTATCCACCGCACTGGACACAACATCGGCACTGTTATCCACGGCAACGGCGTAAATTTAGATAACTTAGAGACACGCGACGCACGCGCGCTGATTTCTGGCGTCTGTTTTTCGATTGAACCGGGTATTTATCTTAGCGATTTCGGCGTTCGGACAGAGATCGACGTTTTCTTAGCCGGTCCAGGGAGAGACGGCGTAAAAGTGACAACCGCTCCCGTTCAAAATCAGATATTACGGTTGCTGTGACCTGATAGTTCCGTTTTCTCAAATCTGTGAGGATGTGTGAGAGGTAGATGCGGGCATTAAGGATCCACTGTTCCGCATACGCAGCGGCAAGTAAGGGGAGTGCTATTGTTAAACGCGGGGAGTCGAGGAGCCACTGTTCGGCGTACTCGGCGTAATCTGTATCAACGAGTCCAGTACTACCCAGCGAATAGACCACATAGCGTTTATCGTCTCGTATTTCCAACCTTGCGGCAAGCGGCGTGTTGAGGCTGAGACGTTTTGTCCCATCAATCTCAAGAACCCAAAAAAAATAATCTTCATTGTATCCGAGGTAGCCAATCTCTACATCAAGCCGATGCTCGGCTCCCGTCAAAATTGGGATGACCTCCATGTCGCGTTTAATTAAGACCGGATAAATTGCCGCGAAAAAGATTTGTTCATACCCAAGCGGATGCTGTGTGTGTTTAAGAATGTCCAAAAGGATCTGCGCTTCTTCGATACGTTGCAGCTCTAAACAACTTTTTAAGAAAACTTCATCACGCAATGATCGCATTTCAGGGGCGGCGTTTGGATCAAGGGGTTGGAGTTCGTGAATGAGTTGGAGAATGCGTCTGCGTTTCGGAACAATCCGCCAGAGGGTCCAATGCCATAAGGTCTGCCACGTCTCCTTTTGCCACATTTGGCTAAAAAATGCCTGAGCACTTAGAAGAAAGCGTTGAAATATGTTTTCAGATGCAGGGTTTTGTTGTTGATTTGCCATGGTTTTTAGTTGTAAGATTTACGCAGTTTTCTGATAACTACGGACATCCCGCACCCCGCTGGCGAGGTTTAAAACCTCGCCAGCAAAAGGTGCTGCCTATATCCTAAATTGTTTGGTGCAAATTTGACTTTTCGTACGGAATATAGTATAATATATGTTGCCAATGATAGCGATAGCCGGAGTGGTGAAATTGGTAGACGCACGGGACTCAAAATCCCGCGGGCCCTAGGTCCATGTCGGTTCGAGTCCGACCTCCGGCATGAGGCGATGGTTTCTCATAGAACCATCGCCCTTTCTATTTCGGTTACATCGCAACGATTTCACGCATCCGTTTCGCCAAGTCGATTTGTGCTTCCCTGTCACCACCGACTTCGTGGATGACATAGCCATCGTAACCAATGCTACGGAACGCTTCCATGACTGCTTGCCAATCTGTATCACCATCTAAGAGGTTAACGAACTGATGCGCGCCGCGGGAGAAATCCTTGAAATGCACCCGCTTGATGCGGTGTCCTAATTCTCGGATCCAATGTTCTGGATAGCCATAAGCCATCATATTTGCGGTGTCAAGATAGGTGCCTACCCAGTCGCTATTCACTTCATCTACAATATCGCGCATCTCTTTTGGACTCAGCAGGAATTTATTCCAGACATTTTCCAGTCCAATTGCGACTTGGTGTGTTTCTGCGGAAGGCGCGAGGTCCTTCAGCACGCCCACAAGGTTATCCCAGACCTGTTGATAAGTTCCTTCGACGGTGAGTTGTCCGGGATGTAGTAGAATCCCGCCGACACCGAGTGCCCCCGCGACTTCTAAACCGCGAGCGAGCGAGACTGCGCCTTTTTCGCGCTGTGTTGCATCAAGGCTGAGTAGATTGCCACGGTCAGCATAGCCCGCTGTGATACTACTGATTTCGATATCTGCGTCCGCACACTTCGTAGCAATGCCGCGGAGTTCTGTATCGCTCATATTAATGTCGGTGTCTTGTCCCTCACCGAAAGTGAGTTCAACGGCATCATAGCCGGCATCCTGACAGAGCGAAAGCGTGTCGTCTAACGACATACCGCCAAGAATAATTTGGGTAACACCTATCTTCATTTCTGCTCCTTTGGCACGCACGTTGTTGGCGAGGTTTCAAACCTCGCCAACAAAGGCTGCTGCCGCTTCATTGCTGTTCCTTTTCGATGTGAAACTGAGTGGCTGTTAGAGATTGTATACAGAGGTGACGGGTCTCAAGGCATTGTGGACACCGAATAGCGACATAGTAAGCGTCGTTGAACACGACATCAATCAAGGTGTCGTCGGATCGATCCGTCGATGGATTCCCCAAGAACTGGTCAAGCACTTCGTATTCTCTGTCACAATCCGGACAGATTTGCAAGTCGTGTCCGATGTCAGT belongs to Candidatus Poribacteria bacterium and includes:
- a CDS encoding RNA polymerase sigma factor; translation: MLTDYKKYSDVQLLQRYQEGDEVAGNVLFQRYRAPLHTFFKRRISGNREDAEDLVQETFLEALQNLEGIQSPERFGAWLSTIATRVLVKWIKEKQKQGVLVVLDADPEDESGQMALTELLSAPVTFQPEHGVLDNELAEIRRRFECTLRPKELEVFQLRHNSDMTFEEIRQTLGIRTGTAKSRYHRALVAFKTWLKKRYPDIYYFLSGGGE
- a CDS encoding M24 family metallopeptidase; this translates as MKITEIQRELAALELDAWLLYDFRGINPIAQNVAGLTGINITRRWFCLIPKQGEPRWLVHRIETSNFVNVQGHVALYAGWEELNGAIQTLLADVKTVAMEYSPNAEIPYISRVDAGTLEWIRSFGIEVRTSAELAQRIEARLNEAQAAGHQASARLVLQAKDYAFAWIGSQLRDGKTITEYNVQQEILGQFEAMDLVTDHPPIVAANAKSSDPHYAPSETDTQEIKAGDFILIDLWAKQKAPDAVFADTTWVAYAGETVPTQYIQIFDIVKEARDRAVRFIREKWAVDEPIYGYEVDDCVRGYITEKGYGEFFIHRTGHNIGTVIHGNGVNLDNLETRDARALISGVCFSIEPGIYLSDFGVRTEIDVFLAGPGRDGVKVTTAPVQNQILRLL
- a CDS encoding sugar phosphate isomerase/epimerase: MKIGVTQIILGGMSLDDTLSLCQDAGYDAVELTFGEGQDTDINMSDTELRGIATKCADADIEISSITAGYADRGNLLSLDATQREKGAVSLARGLEVAGALGVGGILLHPGQLTVEGTYQQVWDNLVGVLKDLAPSAETHQVAIGLENVWNKFLLSPKEMRDIVDEVNSDWVGTYLDTANMMAYGYPEHWIRELGHRIKRVHFKDFSRGAHQFVNLLDGDTDWQAVMEAFRSIGYDGYVIHEVGGDREAQIDLAKRMREIVAM